Part of the Myxosarcina sp. GI1 genome, CCAGGAATTGATATGTATCGGACGGTTGCCAAGCAAACTTCTGATCGCGTCTAAACTTTTTGCCGTTCTAATAATTGAAGCTTCAATGTCATATGTACTTTGAATAAACTTGCCGTCAATCACTAAGTCTTCTATGGGACGGGATAAATTTTTAGTAGCTTCACCCCAGGTAAAATGCGAGCCATCATAGATAGGCGTTCGCTTCTCTACATTAAATCCACTAGGTAAAAGCATAATTAAACATCGTCTATTTTTAAGCTATTTGAATTATTGCTAAAGCACAAATAATTATTGGTTTGTCGTTTTGTCCTACCGCTCTTACTCTCAAACCACCTTCAATCTCTACCGTATAAGTTTTGATTAATGGTTTATATTGCCCCCCTGCTTCTGTCCAAATATTCAATCCTTCTTCTACTAAAACTTCATTGATATATATGTCAATAAACCGAGTAGTAGGATCGTTTCGATACCATTCTTGAGCATAAAAACTTATTTGATACCTTCCGTCGGGAGCATTAGAGTCTATATAGCCAGCTTCTAAAGCATTTAAACTCGATTCAAATAAATATGAATCGGGATCGGCAATTGGATTGTGAGTTCTATAATTACCTTCGTAAATAGGCAATTCTCGTCCTATCCAGCGATCGCCGTTAATATCGGTATAATCGCCACCGCCAATATTAATCCTTATGATGTAAGCATTTTTTAATTCATGGGGATCTACGTCTAAATTGCTGGCAATTAAAGCAATATTTGACGATATAGCACTTAGTTTTAGATCGATATCTTCTAGTTTTGGTCGCTCTGTAGACATCCAACTATCAACATAAACAATCCAGTTGGGAGCAGAATAATACTTTCGCTGTCCTCGAATAGCTATCCTTGCCTCGCGATTGCTAAAAAAATTGTCAAAGCTATAAATAAAGGTTTGAGTAGAAGGATAAATCGAACGATATTGACTGAGTTCGATTAAATTACCGTAGTTGTAAGCTAAAGCGATCGCACCCTTAAAGCCATAGGGTGCGTTACCAATACCACCATTGATTAAATGTCGTATCCGAATGACGTTACCCGTAACAGGTTGGGTATATTGCCACTGCTTAGTAGTAACTACCGCCGCCAAATTACGCCAGGTCATCAGCTTCTATCTCGTCTAACCGCTCGTCATATTCCCCACCTTCTAAGTATTCGTCTAGTTCTGTTTGGGTAACAGGTCTAGCAATACCCGATCCAGGTTCAAAGACAAACGCATATGTATCACCATCCTTAGCGGCTACGTGTCGCCAATCTGGACGTGGTGTTAGTAGCGTTTCATTAAAACCTGGATCGCCAGGAAGGTAGAGAATATCAGACATTAACTTTCTGCTACTACCCCTACTGTGTTGTTAGTAATCGACCATCCTTCATTGGAAGCTTTATCAAACACTGACTGCTTGGGAGCGATAAACGTTGAAACAACACCATCAGCTTCTTTTTTATAAGCTCTAGGCGGTTTAGGAGAATTAACGCCCCATACTAGATCGTCTGCACTGTCAGCAACAGTAAAACCTAGAGTACTAGACAATTTTGCTTCAGCCGCCGTAATATTCCAGGCATAATTCCAACCTCCAGGCATTTGAACATATACGGTTCTAGTCTTGCCGCTAAGTTTAAGACCTCTAATCGACCCCTTACGAGTGACCGACCAACCATTTTTTTTAAGACTACTAACTTTATTGCTGGAACAATAACTGCTAATAAGATCGTTACCAAACTCTTTAGCCGCTCTAAATGGTTTGGGACTATTAGCACCAAAAAAAACACCAACCGCACCAGCGTAGCCAGTTTGTCCTAATGCATCTTTATAAGCATCATGTATTTTTTGGTTGGTCTGAAAACCATATTTAAGTTCACCCATACTTACATATACGGGTATTCGTTCGCCTCTACGTCTTGCCATGTCTTAACCTCCTATACGTTTGTACCTTTAACGGTTGCAGTATCTAAAGGAATCTGTACCGTATGAGATTGCGTAACGGTTACATAGCCATCGGCAGGTGGAGAATAAGAAAAACCAGGGAATGAGTCTAACTGTTCCCCTGCGGTTAATCCTTCGTTAGCTGTATCTTGTGCCGTAGTGCAAGCACTGCGTAACTTGTAGAGAAATTCGATCGTTCCCTCATCGGTTAATGCAGTATAAGTGTCTCCCGTAATTGCCGAAACGGATACTACAATATCAGATCCAGAAAGAGAAAAAGCGTCAACGCCTAGAGCCGTGTTCAATTCCTCGAATGTTAAATCTTCTTTGACCGCCATAGTAATAACTAAAAATTATTATTGGTTACAACTACCTTTATAGCGATCGCACAAACTTTTTGCATCCGTGTAAACCCATAGTACAAAAGGTGTTGAGCCATTTGCAGTATCGAAACTTTCTATAGGTAGTGCTAAAGTCGTTTGTCTGTGACAGTAGTTAAGAATTTATAATTGTAGTGTTAAAAACTTGACGGTAAGTCTACAGGTTTTCGATCTGTCCAAAGTACAATACGTTGCGATTCTGTCTTTTTACTTCGCAGTTCGCCGTTGGGTTTAACATCACCTTCTATTAACTTGGCATATGCAGGGTAAACGATTGTAGGCTCTTTGCGTCTCCATAAAGCGGTTTGTGTATCTTCGCCTTGAGTGTAATTAGTAATAGCAGCCGTTGAAAGTAGCATCATAGTATTTAACTGTTGTTTTGCTTCTGCATAAGAGCCGCCATAAACAACCATTTGTCTTCCATTAGTTAAATATGCTGTAACTCGATATTTACCCCAGGTAAATCTAGGAATACCACCTTTAAGCTTTTCCCAGGTAAGAGAATATTTAACATTTGGGATAACTAATTTAATTTCTTTAGCTCTACTGCCATCTGGGTTTTTCCAAGGTGGTTTATTAGCTGATTTAAATACTACTCTTAGCTTTCTTCGTTGCGGCGATGGATGTATATAGTCTTCTTCATAGCTACCCGTTATTTGACCGACATCGCGGTTATATATCAATTGATGCTGGTTAATTAACTGTTGGGTATCGGCAATAACTAGCTCTTGTGGTGACTCTAGTACAAACTGTTCCCCTTCCACTCTGGTATCGGGAGTAATAACTATACTTCTTTCTTGTCCTAACAATTCCTGTTGAGCTATGCGCTGAGATTCGTAATAGTCATCCAGGGTATAGGCTATAACGTATCCCATCTCAATAATTGAATCTTCTACCGAGTCTAATAAACCATTAACAAATGCTTTTAACTTGGCATTAGTAATACTGTTTACCTTTTCCTCTACCTTATCGGCAATGGTCCATGGTTTACGCTCGGTTGTTACTGGTTGTTGGTTCAGTCGCTTTAAACTGCGAATATCTAACAAGCCAATCAGCAAAAAGTTTTGTACTGCTACGTTGCGAGCGGTAAGGATGAAGTTAGTCAGTGCCGCTCGTAACTCATAACCGCCCTCTTCTGCCAGTTTTAAGGCTACTCTGCCAGCTAAAACAGGGAATTTAAACGATAAACCAGCGCTAACAGCAATACCAGTTAACCAAACTAATCCCGTACCAGTTAACCGCCCCAAAGCACCGCTAATTATGGTGTCATTACTTCTTAATTGATTTCTAATTTCAGCGTCAGTTTGATTCCAGTCAAAGTAAATAATTTCGTAATAAGCTTCGATCGCAAAATCCCAGATAGCTGTAAGCGACCAGCCACCAAAGGTTAATAAAGAACTAACCGCAAACCCTAGTAACTTTTTACCAAAACTAAAAACACGGGAAAATATATTACTGTTACCTTCTTTTTTGCTCAAATCTTCAGCTAAATTTATTACCCGTTCGCCTAACAAATTGCGAGTAATATTACTAGCCAAACTATCGCGTTTGAAAATAACAGTAGTTAACTTCATTTCTGGTTGTTTTTATTAACTGTATTGTCCTTAATCTTAGCCTCTGGTTTATTAACCTTATAGCGTCCTGTAGGGTTATTAGTGCGATTAACAAATTCTTGCCACTTAGCATCATTCTCGGTTCGCTGTTCGTCGCGTTTCTCTCTGATCGTATCGCCCGTAAATTTTTGTCCTGGTTTCCAGGGAATATAGTTAGCTGCTTTAATAATTTCCGCCCCGATTAAAGTACGTTTGACTAGTTCGACTAATGTCTCTTTATCTTGATTGATCCAGCTAATTATTTTTTGGGTACTAGGTTTAAATGTATCTCTCAATGTCTTAGCACCAGGAGTAAAACTAAGATTGACTTCTTTACTTTTTTCCTTACCCTTGTACCCTAAGTATTCAGCGTTCGCCGCCGCATAGTCTACGGCTACTATCGCCGCATTAGCCGCCGCCCTAGCTTCCGCCATAGTTCTGAGACTAGCGTTAAGAGTATCGTCAGTATCTTGAACTAAGCCAATAATTAACGCGGTAATTTCTGCTAATGCTTCGGCGTTGTTGGCAAAAGTAATAGTTTGCTCGACATCCCTATTATTAGAATCTTTAGCTTTAGATTTAATTTCCAGTGGATATTCACCAGCTAAAGCATCGATGTTTCTAATAATCCATTCTTGAAAGGATAGAGTATCGTATATTTTTAATTCCTGGTTGCCTTGTTCGGTATTAATAAGAGAATTGAACGTTGTTGCTGGCAATCTATGAAGACCAGATCTAAAGTAATCAACGCTGGAAAATGCACCGAGCAACTGTACCAAACTAGTAATAGTTAACTCTTTACCCTCGTCAACATCGGTTTTATATTGTGCCTTGCCAATAGTTCTTATATATTCTTCGGGCTTTATTTTTAATGAGATGTCTTCACTGTCAGGATTGCCCCATAAGTCGCCGCCAAGTATTTTATAAATGCGATCGGTATTAGCCAATATTTGAAGTAATAATTCCATATCGATATCTTGTCCTAAAAAACCACTTAAATTTATTTGACCGCAATTACTTAATAATCCTTCTATCTCTACGCAAACTCTAAGATCGTCTTCTACAAAACTCATGCCAATTTGTAAATCTAAATCGTTTGGATGCGATCCGCTCAAACCAGTATTAGTATGTGCATTTAATTCTGCTTTAGTAGCATAGGCACTCAAATCGACATCGTAACCACCGCCTATATAGTCAGGAATAAAAATGGTATCTTGTCCGTCATCTACTCTGACAGTTAGATCGAACCCGTTACCTCTTCTGCTACCCGATAATTCAACATCGCTAGTTACATCAATAGTTACGCTATCGCTTGCCTGTTGACCGTTTACGGTAACTGTAGAAGTTAATTGCGATCCGTAATCATTAGTACCTGTAAATTTAAGTTCGTTCTGTACCTCAATTGTTGGATCTGGTAGTTGAAAATAATCTTCATCGCTCGAACCATTGACGGTTACTTTAATAACCGAGTAATCATCTTGGGGAAAAACATCTACAAAAACATCCGTTTCGTTATTTACATTAATTACGTCAGAGTCCGATTCCCCATCAACACTGACAACTAATACGCCGCTCTCATTAAAAAAATCTACAGCAACAAATGGTTTGTAGTCATGCGCTGTAGGAATATCTTGGTTTACGTGATCGTTAAATTCATCCTGGGTAACGAAAGGCAAAGTTACCGTATCGGCATTAACGCCAATATCCTCTACCTCTACCTGTATTCTCAAACTGCGATCGCTTAGATCTGCATTGACGTTAACACTGGAATTAAATTGATGTGCTTGGGGAACAGCGAGGGATAAATGATTATTAATAAGACTTTCTAATTCATTTATTCGTCTCTCTAATTCCGCACATTTTGCGGCGGTACATAAATTTTCGCAGTTTGCCATAACTAACCACAGTAATTACTAAGAGGTATTTCTTTAATGCTTACTCCCAAATCGTTGTAACAGCAAATTTTACCGCCGCATTCTACAGGGCAAGTACCATCGGGGCATGATTCACAGCTATCACAATTGCAAATTACTTCGTAACTAGGCGGCGGTAAGGTAGGCGGCGAACATATTTGAGCGATATATCTAGCATCTAAATATTTAATTGCTTCTAAAGGGATAATACTTGGTTGTAAAGATGTCGAGTAAATATTGAGACACCAAGAAGGAATATCGCTTTTAAAGTTATTAGTAACTGCCAAAATATCTTTAGCATAATTAACCACTTCTATCCCTTCTAAATAAGACAATTTATCTACTCTTACTTCTTTATAAACATCAGACAACCGCGAGTCTATTTTTTCTACTTTTGGACATACATCACGTGTTTCTTGGTAAACAATTTGCTCGTTTTTATAAACCGTAAAAATACAATTGCCACAGTTATCTAATTCTCCATCTAATCGTTCAAAACTTATGAATTCAGACGTGCCTTCTAGTTGAAAGAGACTTGATTGGAATTGTTGAGCAAAAGTTCTTTTTGATGTTCCGTTTTCGCGCCAAGAATATTTAAAATACCATAAACCATTTCCTCTACTTTTTGGATAGCTAGCGGAAAGTAACGGAAAACCTGTAACAATTCCACCGCTACGATCGTCAAAAATAAACTGCAAATCTTCAAATGGCGGATAAAAACTACTATCCCCTGTTTGATAAATAATCCAGTCTCGCGTAGGACTCGCTCTAAAACGCCATTTAAGTATATAAGCAGTAGGACATTTTCCTTTTTCTTGTTCGATCGCATAATCATCACCTTCTATTTCTTGCCAGTCTTCATTTGGATACTTCCATCTAATAACAGGTGGTAAATACTCACGATAAACCACCTTGCCACATGATTCTGGTATGCAGTGAAAGTTACCCATTAACTAATCTCATCAGGATCTAAAGTTGTGCCTAGAGTATCGTTTTTATATGCTGTAGCAACCAAACGATAACCAAACTGAGAAACACTATTTCTAGTAACATTACGCTTACCTTCATTAGTAATATATAACCCTACTGTTTCGTCATTATTATCTGTTGGTTGATTCTGTTGGGATAGTAATAATAACGTCCATAAAATCTTAGTAGCGTTTGCGTCTATGGTATTAGCATTAATACCAGTTACTGTTAATCCTTTTCCTGTAGTTATATCTCCTGTATCGGTAAGATTGTTTAAATCAATTGACAATATTTTAGTAGTTTCATCAAAAGATACTGAAGATCCAAACCTTTGTTGTAATGTTAAATCTGCCATAGTTCTTTACTAATAAACATATTCATATTATGATAATCTAAATTCAATTTGTCGAGCAAAAATGCAATATAAAATTATCACTTATAAGCGTATAAAGAACTTAGGGAACTATCAGTCAGAAACAGTAGAGATGTCTATAGAGCTAGATGATAACGATATACCTCATGAATGTTTTGAAGATTTAAAATCTAGTGTTTTAAATGCGTTAGATATCGAACAAAAAACAGAACAAAATGACATAGACGAAATACCATATTGAAAATGATTCAAGATACTTTTTTAAAAGCAGTTATACGCATAAATCTGTTAGAAGTAAAAGATGATACTTTATTAGAAACATATCGGCTTTTAGGTGATTATTTGGATTTAATAGAAAATGAATCTAGCAAGCCTAGTATTAATCAGGTTGAAAATGGCTTGAGTCTACCGTATATGATTTACTTGAAAACTTTAGAGGTATTAACTAACGAACAAATAGATCGATTTAACGAAGCGTTAATAGATCGAGGCATCCCATTCTAATAAAAAACGCGATCGCTCTTTGTAGGGCGATCGCATTAGTTAAAATATTGGTGCTAGAAGTTAAAAACAAAATTTGGTAACTCTCAACGGGCAATATTGAGAGTTATTTTTTTATTTATCTGTTATTGCTTGATGCATCTTAAATAAAGTCTTTAACC contains:
- a CDS encoding D-Ala-D-Ala carboxypeptidase family metallohydrolase — translated: MLLPSGFNVEKRTPIYDGSHFTWGEATKNLSRPIEDLVIDGKFIQSTYDIEASIIRTAKSLDAIRSLLGNRPIHINSWYRPVKVNVAVGGSKYSRHQYGDAVDIRSNYYSPQQIYKVLHSVHIGGIGRYYNFIHIDWRGSKARWYA
- a CDS encoding malectin domain-containing carbohydrate-binding protein, with translation MTWRNLAAVVTTKQWQYTQPVTGNVIRIRHLINGGIGNAPYGFKGAIALAYNYGNLIELSQYRSIYPSTQTFIYSFDNFFSNREARIAIRGQRKYYSAPNWIVYVDSWMSTERPKLEDIDLKLSAISSNIALIASNLDVDPHELKNAYIIRINIGGGDYTDINGDRWIGRELPIYEGNYRTHNPIADPDSYLFESSLNALEAGYIDSNAPDGRYQISFYAQEWYRNDPTTRFIDIYINEVLVEEGLNIWTEAGGQYKPLIKTYTVEIEGGLRVRAVGQNDKPIIICALAIIQIA